The sequence TTTGGTTAGAGGAATTGTCCAAATCGGAGTATGTTTGCTCCTGCAGCAGTTGCTCTGTTAGTACCTTGAACTTGTTAAATATCACAGGAGTCCTGGGGTTTGTGGAAAGCATTCATGCTCTCAGCTCTGTCAGCCTTTATCTAGTAAGGTACATGCTGCTTTGTGATGTCTCTGTCAGCCAGGTACGTTTAACCTTGTTTCTGACTGGTTTTACTATTTAGGTGTGGTGTGCTCAGAATGTCCCAGTTCTAATGTGAGCGATTATCTTTCTTCTCCAGGTGTGTCTAGTAAAACACAGGATTAGTACTTGGAGATGCTTATGGTTGGCTGAAGTCTGGGTAGGTTTGGCAGGCTGGTTATGTAACTCTgaaactgctgtttcttctgttgtatCAGCCTGTTCAGCACTAACGGTGAGGCTGCGCCGCACAGAGTAGCTAGGAGCCCAGCAGGCTGAGGCAGGGATGGTTGTCTGGCGAAAGGAGTCCACAGCGGGATGCAAACTTGGATCCAGGTGAATCTGCAAGCACCGAAGAGGTATGTAATATCTAAACGTGGAACGTGCAAACATTTCAGGGGCGTATTTATTTAGGCTGGGTTGATCCTGCTGTATGATAATGAGGCTTTAGCATACAGATCTTTCCCGGTACAATCTCAGACGTTGCTGCTGTAAACTGTCCTGGGGTTGTTCTATATTGGGTATGAATTGTAGTGTTCAAAGTAGTGCTGCTTTGGTGTAGCTGAAACTCTCACAGTCACTACAATGTAGCATACAATGTGGTCATTTCTTGGGGTCACACTTTCCTGCTGACAAAGCACACTGGAGTTTGACTTCTGAAAAGAGCAGAAGCTTGAAGTCTCTGCAGTCTGCCTGCTGGTCCTGTGGAGCTTGGTCTGGTCCTGGTCACAAAGGAGGTAAGATTATTTTTGGCCAGCTATCTCCATGCAAGGATTGCTCCTATTATGCCAGAATAGTGTCCTCTGTGTAAGTAATTCTGTTCTGCTTGTGTACTTGTTGGGAGAGTGTGTTCCAGCTACCTGCTTGGTTTCTAGGTAGTGGTTGGAATCACAGTCCCTACAGGAAGAATCCTACTGCGCAGGGGAGCGTCGAGTGACAGGGGTGGCCCCTGAGAAGCTGACTTCTGAGTTAGTCTGCTGTTGTCATCAACCCCAGCAGTGAAACTGCTTGCTCCAATCCAGAAGGGAGAGTGTTGCAACAAgaatcatgttttaaaatgattACAAAACAGAGTCCACAAAATAAAGATGACATTTGCATCTTGATGCAGAACTGTCTTGCAGGAACTAGAAATGGATTGCATACGTGGGAAATCTGGGTGAGGAGGGATGCAACTTTCCCACCTTTCTCAAGTTTTTTGTAGGCAATTTTCCCCTGCAGGTGCTGGGAGTAAGATTAGGTAAGACATGGCAAATTCCAGCTTCTGTGAAGGTGGCCCCTAGTTTTACTGTTCTTCTGGGACTTTAACAgggtctctgctgctgccaggaggaGTGGGGACTTGCTAAGAatgtccttttcttcctccagtgaCCCTGTCATTGTTACTGGAGGGCAGGAGATTTCCTGCTCCACCCTACTGGGGTTTAATTGCTGACACTGAGCTGTAATAGACTATCATGGGACACTCatgattttctgttttagctGTCTTGTAGGTACACAATGTAAAGAGAGATTTCCTACCACATGTAACTGGTAAATAGAATTAGGGAGCCTGCTGTGCTGATTTCTTGTTGGTTTCCTTCCTAGCTGTCTTGAGATGCAAATCAAAGTGAGCACAAGGTTAACTTCTTGTGAGAAGAAATTAGGCATTTCCTGGATTGGGCAAAACTAGCAACCCTGGAGTCTGAAAATGCCTTAGCCATGAGACCTCAGTTCCTGAAAAGAGATCTTCCCTGTTTCACTAGGGGTAACTATGAAGGGCCTGACAACTCCTGCAAGAGTTTCCCTACCAAGAGTGATGAAGCactggagggaggaggaagaatcTTTGGGAGTCACTACAAAAGCTTTCCATCAGAAAAGTGTGTACTTGCTGGGAGACTGCTGTTAGACTCTCATGGAGCCTCAGGGTGGGGTGGAGTGAGACCTCTGCCTCGCAAGCCCCCCTGGGTTATGAATTTGGTAGAGCTGAAGCTGTGCTCACCTGGATTTCAGCAGCTAAGCCATGTCAAAGTTAACTGTTCCAGCAGATAACTGCAGTAGCTTTTGATGTTCCCCTTTTGAAAAGCTTTCCAGGCTTTCTCTTGTTTGGACTGTAGAAGCACAGGACTCCGCTCCCTCAGTGTGACTGCGGTGGGAGGGATGCAGAGGGTGACAGAGAGGGCGTGTACgttcttatttgtttttccctgtgttCTGGTGGTATGTCAGCAGTCCTGCCCTGGCTCTCAAACCTTTCAGTAGCTGAACTTCCTGGTTTCTCTATGAATTGTCTTGCTTTCCTAGCCTGGTGTAGTAGGGGtcctaacaaaaaaaacccaaccaaacaaaaaagcaaaaaaaaaatttggtatATATCCTGTTTTGGTGCTTCTGAAGAGGGAGGGAATGGATGGGTAAGGGGCTGGGATAGTATAAGGCTTCTGTCAGTAGTGATTAAAGGCCTCTGTCAGAGCTATGgattctcctggagaaaataCAGATGTGAAATGGGTTTTGACTTTGAATTTGCTTGTCTGTGTAGGCAAACTGAGGAGACATCGCCAGGAACTGTGATTCAAGCTGCTGTTTAACTGCTGGCTTCATTTGAGGTGTTCTGGAGTGCAGGGGGTGTAAAGAAAACTTCTGCACCCTGTTTTATCCTGGAATTAGTATTTCTGTAGTATGCAGAGACAGCTCTTCTCAAATGTATCTTGCAAATGGACTCTCTTCTCTCTGAGGTGGAGGTATTCAGAGAAGGAAGCTGAGGCAAGGTGAGATGCCTTGCCTAGGGCCTTGCAGCAAGCTAGCaacagggctgggaggggggctCTGAACTCCTCGTCACTCCTCTTATTGGAGCTGCTCAGGCGCTGTTCAGACGTTCAGTTTTGCctgttcttccctctccctgtgAACGTGTAATCCTCTTGCCCTAATCTGCTCAAGGCAGCCCACTCTGCAGAGGCACGCCAGCCACTTTGCTAGCGCTTGGCAGCCTAACAGGGCAATAGTCTCTTCTGAGAGTGCTGCATGTGGTTATTTGCATCCCTTGTTTCTGCATCCCGTGCCAGGATTGCATGAGTTTAATGGTTGATAAATTAATAGATTTGCTGTTTTGCCTTGTTTTACTCAACTTCTAGAACAGGGGTTGCCATTTTGTCCTCAAAATTCCCCactccaaaataataaaaaaataaaatgcatgtagAGTTACCCTAGTCTGTCTTTTGTGATGGACTAATGTAGttttggaactggatgggcaGAAGGGTAAATGCTTGTTCAGGGCTGGCTGTGATCTTTCAGTCTACCACCTCCAGTTGCTTGCAGCCTTCCCAAGTAGCGCTAAGTCAAAGCTGGCATTTTACCATTTATTGTTGTAAGCAGCAAACCAGGGAATAGAGTTCTGTATTTAGTGTCTCTAGGGAATGTGGTGCTTTTTGAGTTCATATTAGGAAGGGCTTCCTCTGCAGTTCTGTGCTggaagttaattttaaatacaaacctGAATTCTACCAAAGCAGGTGGTGTGGGCTCCCCACTTGTCAAAGAAAGCTTTCTCCCAGCCAGTGGAATCTAGAAACCTGCTCTCGACCCTGCAGTCCCCCAGGACTTGTTGGGACTGTACAAATGATATCTTTGGGTTGGGGAAACCTGATTGAatttttgctcttcttccttTACAATTGAATTCATGGAAGTTTCAGAATGACTGAAAGATTAGTGCGTGTCCTACTCCTGAACATTGCTAGCAAGTATGATGTGACATTACTGCTTTTTCACCATTGTTAGAACCAGTTACAATGACTTAATGTTCTTTGCTTGTGTTGCCTCTCAGGGGAATTTTGTGAGCTCAGTTATCCACGGAGCACTCGGGCTTCTGGGCTTTCCATGGCTTGTTGAAGAATGTGCTCCAAGTTCCTTCTGGAAGTCTGAAGGACGGGACAAGCACTGCTCTAAGGGTTCTGCTTCCCAGAACCTTTTGGTTTCCTTTGTGACACTTAAATCCCAGCTGAGGTGAACTCTAGGTGGGAGTGGTTGGTCAGGGAAGTGAATTCTTCTAAGTATGTTTCccccttcctctgcttctgcagtAAATAAGACAAAGAGCAGCTGTTACAGGAGTTCAGTACTGAATCTACCAGAGGGCAAGTAACTAATGTTTCCTTGGAGAATTAATGCAAAGGGGGGAAGCCAAAAATCCTTAAGTGGAAGGAGAAGTCATGATATCAGGAGactctgttctcttttccagttTGCTATCAATGTGATGTTGAGTTGCATCAATGAAATGGTTCTAGGAAATATAACTGTTGTGTGTAAATCCTCTTCCTCACCCCTGCAGTTTGAGAACCCCACAAATGCAGAGTTGTTATTTTGTAGCTCTGTAAAAACGGTAACAAACTCATGACAACTATGCTCTGTGCATGGATTTTGTAGCTTCTAACAGTGCTGGCAAACTCCATCcctgaaacaaaatccctcGATAAAACAGTAAACTTCCAAATACTGGTCTGGCCAGGGTAGTTTAAGTCTGTCCTGTGAGCTTTCTTTAGGTGTGCATGCCTTGCCCCACAGAGTGCTAATGATAATTACCAGCTCTGATGTTTTGTGACAATTCATCTGCCAGggaaaacagcaacaaactAACTTCAGTCTCAGCTGTAGCAAATTACTCACAGGAAGCCTCATTCATTTGTCTCAAAGTGACTTGAAACTGGGCCTCAACTAATTCCAGTCTTGCTGTGCCAGCGCCTAACGTGAGTTTCCTGATGCCCtcttgaaaagcagaacaaaacagtTTAAGCTAGTAACGCCTGCTTCTGGTTTCCTTTCAGGTGAATCATGATTCCAGTCACTGAATTGCGCTACTTTGCTGACACCCAGCCAGCGTACCGCATCCTGAAGCCATGGTGGGACGTCTTCACAGACTACATTTCCATAGTGATGCTGATGATCGCAGTGTTCGGTGGGACGCTCCAGGTCACCCAGGACAAAATGATTTGTTTGCCCTGTAAATGGGTTACCAAAGACTCTTGCAATGACTCGGTCAGAGGTTGGACAGCTGCAACCCCAGAGCATACCTGCTTGTCCAGTCTTGTTCCCCCTGCTGATACAGGGCCTACGGGGATCCGATATGATTTGGACCGGCACCAGTATAATTATGTGGATGCAGTGTGTTATGAGAACCGTCTTCACTGGTTTGCGAAGTATTTCCCTTATCTGGTGCTGCTACATACTCTCATTTTCCTGGCTTGTAGCAACTTCTGGTTCAAATTCCCAAGGACCAGCTCCAAGCTGGAGCATTTTGTGTCTATTTTGCTTAAGTGTTTTGACTCTCCATGGACAACGAGGGCATTATCTGAGACAGTGGTGGAAGAGAGTGATACCAAGCCAGCATTTGGGAAAATGAATGGCTCCATGGAGAAGAAGTCCTCCACGGTCAGTGAGGATGTGGAAGCCACTGTTCCCATGCTGCAGAGAACAAAGTCTCGAATTGAGCAAGGGATTGTGGACCGGTCTGAGACGGGTGTCTTGGACAAAAAGGAAGGTGAACAAGCCAAAGCACTCTTTGAGAAAGTGAAAAAGTTCCGCACACATGTGGAAGAGGGAGATATAGTTTATCGCCTGTACATGAGACAGACCATCATCAAAGTGATCAAGTTTATTCTGATTATCTGCTATACTGTTTACTATGTCAACAACATAACGTTTGATGTAGATTGCAAAGTGGACATCGAGAGCTTGACTGGCTACAGGATGTACCGCTGTGCTCATCCTCTGGCCACTCTCTTCAAAATCTTGGCGTCTTTCTACATCAGTTTGGTGATATTCTATGGCTTGATCTGCATGTACACACTCTGGTGGATGCTGAGGCGATCACTCAAGAAATACTCCTTCGAGTCCATCCGGGAGGAGAGCAGTTACAGTGACATTCCTGATGTGAAAAATGATTTTGCTTTTATGCTCCACCTCATTGATCAGTATGACCCCCTGTACTCCAAGCGCTTTGCTGTCTTCCTGTCAGAGGTGAGTGAGAACAAACTGCGGCAGCTGAACCTCAACAATGAGTGGACTTTGGAGAAGCTGCGCCAGAGGATCACCAAGAACTCCCAGGATAAGCTGGAACTGCATCTCTTCATGTTGAGTGGCATTCCTGACACAGTTTTTGACCTCATTGAGCTGGAGGTCTTGAAGCTGGAGGTTATCCCTGATGTCACTATTCCCCCAAGCATTGCTCAGCTCACCAGCCTTAAGGAACTGTGGCTCTACCACACAGCTGCCAAAATTGAGGCTCCAGCCCTTGCCTTCTTGAGGGAGAATTTGAAATCTCTCCACATCAAGTTCACAGACATCAAGGAGATTCCTCTTTGGATTTATAGCCTGAAGACACTAGAGGAGCTTCATCTGACAGGGAACTTGAGTGCTGAAAACAACCGGTACATTGTGATAGATGGATTGAGGGAGCTGAAGAGGCTGAAGGTGTTGAGGTTGAAGAGTAACCTCACCAAGCTGCCACAGGTGGTGACAGATGTTGGCGTGCATCTTCAGAAGCTTTCCATCAACAATGAGGGCACCAAGCTCATTGTTCTCAACAGCCTTAAGAAAATGGTCAACTTGACAGAGCTTGAGCTGATTCGTTGTGACTTGGAACGCATTCCTCACTCTATCTTTAGCCTCCACAATCTGCAGGAGATAGACCTGAAGGACAACAACCTAAAGACCATTGAGGAAATCATCAGCTTCCAGCATTTGCATCGTCTCACTTGCCTTAAATTGTGGTACAACCACATTGCCTACATCCCCATGCAAATAGGCAACCTAACCAACTTAGAGCGCCTTTACCTGAATCGTAATGAGATAGAGAAGATCCCTACCCAGCTCTTCTATTGCCGAAAACTTCGATATTTGGATCTCAGCCACAACAACCTGACTTCCATACCACCAGACGTTGGACTTCTTCAAAACCTGCAGAACCTAGCTGTGACAGCCAACAGGGTAAGTGAGCGAGGGGCTGAGCGTTCCTGTGTGAGTAAAACTCTGGCACTTCTGTTACCTGTGTGATTAAACGTGCTACGATGTCGTGCTCCTGGCACTGCCATTCTATTTAAATTCTCAAGCTTTTGTTTATCTCTGAGGGGGTTTTCTAAGGCAAAACATTGCAAATAACTCCAGGGCCAAGCCTTTCTTTGAACAGCCCTTGTTCTGTAGCATTGCCTCTCGCAACAGTGAAACTGCTTCTAAGTGGCAGTTGAGAAGTCCTGCCTGTCAGATGTTTCTCTGCATGTGGAAGCTTGTAGTCTCTAGCTTGACATCAGCTTTGGGCTTAAAATGGAGATCTGAGAAACTGTAGTCTTAATCTAGACCAATGCACTTAAGCCAGTGTACTTCAGCCGTGTACATACACCATGGCAGCAGCCATCTGGGACACGTTTGTGTGTGGCTTACAGCTTTGCTTATAGTACTCTGCATTTCCAGGGAATACTCCATAGTTTGGTCGTATAAGCATGAACTTTTTGTGAGAAGTTGGATGTGGACGGACTTATGACAAATGGTTCTTAAGCtctcacttttaaaatgcattgtcTCATTCCACAAAGGTGACTTTGGAGAGAGCAAAGCAATCTTCTGCAGTGTCCTTACTCAGGGCAGAGTGACGTAAACCAGGTTTATCAGTTGACAGTCAGGTGTGAAAGTGTGAACTGTGGCAAGAGGGGAGGAAGTATTacagcgagtccagaggagggcgaccaagctggggaagggtctggagggtctgaccgccgaggaacggctgagggagctggggttgtttagcctggagaagaggaggctcagaggtgaccttagtgcagtctacaactacctgaagggaggttgtagtgaagtgggagtcggcctcttctcccaggcaaccagtgataggacaagaagacacagcctcaagcttcgccaggggaggttcaggttggacatcaggaagaatttcttctcagcaagggtcattagccattggaaggggctgcccagggaggtggtggagtcaccatctctggatgtgtttaagaaaagcctggacatggcacttagtgccctggtctagttgacagggtggtgtcagggcaacggttggactcgacgaaCCCTGAGGtatcttccaacctggttgattctgtgatactcaATTCTGTGATACTTGCTGTGCATCAGTATGATGGCTGTGGGTTTTTGTGTGTAATCCCACATAGGTTAAGTCGAAGCCTTAACTGTCTAAGTGCAGGGCAGGTTAGAGGGGATGACCAAGTGTGCTGTACTGCCTGATTACCCCAAGTTGTTTCTTGGCTTGTGTTGGAGGGCATTTATTTGCTTAAAGCGAACTGTACCCATGGTTTTTCCTGAATCTTTGTTCCTGTCTTTGGGATTAAGGAGATTCCATTTGCCAAGTATCACAAGGATCAGTCCGTGACTGCacaggctgctgtgctgggctgaATGTCTTGTTGAAGCTTTCATTCATTCTGTCTGCAaattcctgggatgctcttttTTCTCACAGTTTATTACCACCTGAAGTTGCAAAAGGCTCTAACATAACTACAAATTGCAGACAGATCTAATTAGTGGCTTCTGAGTTCTTCTGGGAACATGCAGTAGAATTGACCTGGAGCAGTCCTAGTTTTCACTGTCCTGTATCAAGATCCTTCCTGCTATTGACAAGATGCATTTATAACTGAACCCTGTCAAACTGCCTGTGAGAGGCAGACAGAGCAGCTCTAGTGTGGTTTGGCTTTTCACGGGGCGAAACGCTCTCAAATCAAGTATTTAATTGCTGATGCAGTTCAGTATTACACAGGCTTCCTAAAACTCCAGCCAGCATTTTGAAGTTAGTGTCTGAAAGTTCAAGTCTGTGTTGCGCTGCTGAAGAGGAGCGGCAGACAAGCAGCAGCCCTTCAGCCATCCCAGTTTAATAGCTGCTCACTCAGTTTTCCCAGCACTAACACACTGGGTGGCTGCGCATCTGTTTGTGTGGGTGCCTTAGGCTCTGGTACACGTCATGGTATGCACACATCACTTCCTATTAAGttaaaagccaaaatattttctcgGGGCAAGCGGTGCTGATATGGGCAGTTTCTGAGGATGGTATTAAGCAAAGATGAGGGAGTTCTGAAGATCCTTAAGCTACTGTTCAGAACTTGGATAATTCTGTACCATTTGTCTTCTGGCAACCTTCCCAGCACAGCTTCCTGAGGGTTAATGTGCGATGTGTCCTCTGCAGTCTTGGGGTGGAGCCTCTCTTGGATGAAAAGGAGTTAGAGGcagcttcattttctgcagcatAGGGTGGCACCACCCATTtctctctggggaaaaaaaaaaaagctaatgtaACAGGAAGGCTGGAGCAGCCTTTGCTCCAGTGTGTTCTGAAGCAAAAGCGGTGAGGACCCAGTGAAACAGCTAAGCTGTTTGTATCCTCTGCAGGTGCCTGGGCAAGGCCACCCTTGCCCTGGGGCTCTGACAGCCTGGTTACATACAGTG is a genomic window of Nyctibius grandis isolate bNycGra1 chromosome 16, bNycGra1.pri, whole genome shotgun sequence containing:
- the LRRC8A gene encoding volume-regulated anion channel subunit LRRC8A encodes the protein MIPVTELRYFADTQPAYRILKPWWDVFTDYISIVMLMIAVFGGTLQVTQDKMICLPCKWVTKDSCNDSVRGWTAATPEHTCLSSLVPPADTGPTGIRYDLDRHQYNYVDAVCYENRLHWFAKYFPYLVLLHTLIFLACSNFWFKFPRTSSKLEHFVSILLKCFDSPWTTRALSETVVEESDTKPAFGKMNGSMEKKSSTVSEDVEATVPMLQRTKSRIEQGIVDRSETGVLDKKEGEQAKALFEKVKKFRTHVEEGDIVYRLYMRQTIIKVIKFILIICYTVYYVNNITFDVDCKVDIESLTGYRMYRCAHPLATLFKILASFYISLVIFYGLICMYTLWWMLRRSLKKYSFESIREESSYSDIPDVKNDFAFMLHLIDQYDPLYSKRFAVFLSEVSENKLRQLNLNNEWTLEKLRQRITKNSQDKLELHLFMLSGIPDTVFDLIELEVLKLEVIPDVTIPPSIAQLTSLKELWLYHTAAKIEAPALAFLRENLKSLHIKFTDIKEIPLWIYSLKTLEELHLTGNLSAENNRYIVIDGLRELKRLKVLRLKSNLTKLPQVVTDVGVHLQKLSINNEGTKLIVLNSLKKMVNLTELELIRCDLERIPHSIFSLHNLQEIDLKDNNLKTIEEIISFQHLHRLTCLKLWYNHIAYIPMQIGNLTNLERLYLNRNEIEKIPTQLFYCRKLRYLDLSHNNLTSIPPDVGLLQNLQNLAVTANRIESLPPELFQCRKLRTLNLGNNVLQSLPSRVGELTNLSQIELRGNRLECLPVELGECPLLKRSGLVVEEELFNTLPSEVKERLWRADKEQA